From the Cupriavidus necator N-1 genome, one window contains:
- a CDS encoding ABC transporter substrate-binding protein: MTPNRPLSAALAAGALVLAGASLPVLAQTKTLKVVAHADLKILDPTFTTAYITRNFGYMVYDTLFAQDARSKPQPQMVEKYSSSKDARQWSFTLRPGLKFSDGSAVTSADAIASLQRWGARDSLGRAMGEAGAEWKAVDVRTFTLTLKEPFGMVLDALAKPSGFPPVILPERLARMPATAPLPEVLGSGPFIFKRDEWVPGNKAVFVRNPHYVARSEPASGLAGSKQPRVDRVEWLYLPDANSAIAALKRGEVDLIEQVPPDYITPLRGDAGIKLGSGGAYQGVLVMNQLHPPFNNPKVRQAFLQAVSQERFTAAMGYPLDMRINYCATFFICGGPNDTAAGAEPYRKADPARAKQLLGAAGYKGEKVVLLVPTDIPQLNAEALMAAQTMRSMGMNVDMQNMDWASIGARRAKRDAPEAGGWNMYVTVAGEFDADSPITNAYLGAACGTSLPGWPCDKPLDALRTAWIRETVPAKRKELLDAFQKRAYEAVPYVNAGQYSAAFAARASLKGIDRMWAGMPTVWMLDK; this comes from the coding sequence ATGACACCAAACCGACCCCTATCCGCCGCGCTCGCGGCGGGCGCCCTGGTCCTGGCAGGCGCCAGCCTGCCCGTGCTGGCGCAGACCAAGACGCTCAAGGTCGTGGCGCATGCCGACCTGAAGATCCTCGATCCGACCTTCACCACGGCCTACATCACGCGCAACTTCGGCTACATGGTCTACGACACCCTGTTCGCGCAGGACGCCAGGAGCAAGCCCCAACCGCAGATGGTCGAGAAGTACAGCAGCTCGAAGGATGCGCGGCAGTGGAGCTTCACCCTGCGCCCCGGCCTGAAGTTCTCGGACGGCAGCGCGGTTACCTCGGCGGACGCGATCGCCTCGCTGCAGCGCTGGGGCGCGCGCGACAGCCTGGGCCGTGCCATGGGCGAAGCCGGCGCCGAGTGGAAGGCGGTCGACGTGCGCACGTTCACGCTGACGCTCAAGGAGCCCTTTGGCATGGTGCTCGATGCGCTGGCCAAGCCCTCTGGCTTTCCCCCGGTGATCCTGCCGGAGCGCCTGGCCAGGATGCCCGCCACCGCACCGCTGCCCGAGGTGCTGGGCTCCGGCCCCTTCATCTTCAAGCGCGACGAATGGGTGCCGGGCAACAAGGCGGTCTTCGTGCGCAACCCGCACTACGTGGCACGCAGCGAGCCCGCGAGCGGCCTCGCCGGCAGCAAGCAGCCTCGCGTGGACCGCGTCGAATGGCTCTACCTGCCGGACGCCAACAGCGCCATCGCGGCGCTCAAGCGCGGCGAGGTCGACCTGATCGAGCAGGTACCGCCGGACTACATCACCCCGCTGCGCGGCGACGCCGGCATCAAGCTCGGCTCGGGCGGCGCCTACCAGGGCGTGCTGGTGATGAACCAGCTGCATCCACCATTCAACAACCCGAAAGTGCGCCAGGCCTTCCTGCAGGCGGTCAGCCAGGAACGCTTCACCGCGGCCATGGGCTACCCGCTCGACATGCGCATCAACTACTGCGCCACCTTCTTCATCTGCGGCGGCCCCAACGATACCGCTGCCGGCGCCGAACCGTATCGCAAGGCCGATCCGGCCCGTGCCAAGCAGTTGCTGGGCGCGGCGGGCTACAAGGGCGAAAAGGTGGTGCTGCTTGTGCCGACCGACATTCCCCAGCTCAACGCTGAAGCCCTGATGGCGGCACAGACCATGCGCAGCATGGGCATGAACGTCGACATGCAGAACATGGACTGGGCCTCCATCGGCGCGCGCCGCGCCAAGCGGGATGCGCCCGAGGCCGGGGGCTGGAATATGTACGTGACCGTCGCGGGCGAGTTCGATGCCGATTCCCCGATCACCAATGCCTACCTCGGCGCCGCCTGCGGCACCAGCCTGCCCGGCTGGCCCTGCGACAAGCCGCTCGACGCACTGCGCACGGCCTGGATCCGCGAGACCGTGCCCGCCAAACGCAAGGAACTGCTCGATGCCTTCCAGAAGCGCGCCTATGAGGCGGTGCCCTATGTGAACGCCGGCCAGTACTCGGCGGCCTTCGCGGCGCGTGCCAGCCTCAAGGGCATCGACAGGATGTGGGCCGGCATGCCCACGGTCTGGATGCTCGACAAATAA
- a CDS encoding M81 family metallopeptidase yields the protein MRVFSASLATETNTFAPMPTGLSSFRDRGYFAAGQHPDQMTFFSGPLWAARIRGKERGWQLCEGMVAGAQPSGTTTRHAYETLREELLTDLRAALPVDMVVLGLHGAMVADGYDDCEGDLLQRVRAIVGPEVVIGAELDPHCHLTPEMVAYADVLVAFKEYPHTDVLERALELVDLCAATVEGKVRPVAAVVDCRMIVTVHTSREPARGFIDRIQSLEGRDGVLSISVAHGFSWGDVPGMGTKVLVYADGNQARADALARQLADELIAMRDGLTVRYPDIDTSLDEALAFDAGPVVLADGADNPGGGAASDSTFILRRMIERGIGNAAVGPMWDPIAVRIAFDAGVGARLSMRIGGKISPLSGDPLDLDCTVKALLPDMVMTGLSDAPVPMGDCALVEANGIDIVLITLRNQAMGTDMFTQLGCDLARKQIIVVKSSQHFYACYSKVAGHVIYAGAPGAVTLDLTTLAYRKIQRPKWPLDSTAA from the coding sequence GTGCGTGTCTTCAGTGCCTCCCTCGCTACCGAAACCAACACCTTTGCGCCGATGCCCACCGGCCTGTCGTCCTTCAGGGACCGCGGCTACTTCGCGGCCGGCCAGCATCCTGACCAGATGACGTTTTTCTCAGGCCCGCTGTGGGCAGCACGGATCCGCGGCAAGGAGCGCGGCTGGCAGCTGTGCGAAGGCATGGTGGCCGGCGCGCAGCCCAGCGGCACCACCACCCGCCATGCCTACGAAACCCTGCGCGAGGAACTGTTGACCGACCTGCGCGCGGCGCTGCCGGTGGACATGGTGGTGCTCGGCCTGCACGGCGCGATGGTGGCCGATGGCTATGACGACTGCGAGGGCGACCTGCTGCAGCGTGTGCGCGCCATCGTCGGACCCGAGGTGGTGATCGGCGCTGAGCTGGACCCGCACTGCCACCTGACGCCCGAGATGGTGGCATACGCCGACGTGCTGGTCGCCTTCAAGGAATACCCGCATACCGACGTGCTGGAACGCGCGCTGGAACTGGTCGACCTGTGCGCGGCCACGGTGGAAGGCAAGGTTCGCCCGGTGGCGGCGGTGGTCGATTGCAGGATGATCGTCACGGTCCACACCTCGCGCGAGCCGGCGCGCGGCTTCATCGACCGCATCCAGTCGCTGGAAGGGCGCGACGGCGTGCTGTCGATCTCGGTGGCGCATGGATTTTCATGGGGCGATGTGCCAGGGATGGGCACCAAGGTGCTGGTCTACGCCGATGGCAACCAGGCCAGGGCCGATGCGCTGGCGCGGCAACTGGCCGACGAACTGATCGCCATGCGCGACGGGCTCACGGTGCGCTACCCGGACATCGACACCTCGCTCGACGAGGCGCTGGCCTTCGACGCCGGGCCGGTGGTGCTGGCCGACGGCGCCGACAATCCCGGCGGCGGCGCAGCGAGCGACTCCACCTTTATCCTGCGCCGCATGATCGAGCGCGGCATCGGCAATGCGGCGGTCGGCCCGATGTGGGACCCGATCGCGGTGCGCATCGCCTTCGATGCCGGCGTGGGCGCACGCCTGTCGATGCGCATCGGTGGCAAGATCAGTCCGCTATCCGGCGACCCGCTGGACCTGGACTGCACGGTCAAGGCCCTGCTGCCCGACATGGTGATGACCGGCCTGTCCGACGCGCCGGTGCCGATGGGCGACTGCGCGCTGGTGGAAGCCAACGGCATCGACATCGTGCTGATCACGCTGCGCAACCAGGCCATGGGCACGGACATGTTCACCCAGCTGGGCTGTGACCTGGCGCGCAAGCAGATCATCGTGGTCAAGTCCTCGCAGCACTTCTACGCCTGCTACTCGAAAGTGGCAGGGCACGTGATCTACGCGGGCGCCCCGGGTGCCGTCACGCTTGACCTCACGACCCTGGCCTATCGCAAGATCCAACGGCCCAAGTGGCCGCTGGACAGCACCGCGGCCTGA
- a CDS encoding NAD(P)/FAD-dependent oxidoreductase, which yields MRPTHAASPIPADFLIIGGGIAGASVAYWLAPHGRVILLEREAQPGYHSTGRSAALFMESYGTTQVRALTMASRAFLQDPPPGFASHPLLTPRGALMVAGPGQQHLLDAHWDVVRAVDPDARLLSAAQACERVPALRAEQLAGGVYEPGAADMDVDAIHQGYLRGMRQAGGKLVCDAEVTAMARVQDRWRVDAGGAVYAAPVVLNAAGAWADVIARLAGVQPLGIEPRRRSAFVFAPPVEMDTSGWPMVFGADEDWYIKPDAGMLLGSPANADPVEPQDVQPEEMDIALAIDRIETATSLRIRRPARTWAGLRSFVADGDLVGGFDDAVPGFFWVAGQGGYGIQTSAAMGETCAALARGLPVPAHPASFGLSAEMLGPARLARLAASA from the coding sequence ATGCGCCCGACTCACGCTGCCTCACCGATTCCAGCCGACTTTCTCATCATTGGAGGCGGCATTGCCGGTGCTTCCGTCGCGTACTGGCTCGCGCCCCATGGCCGCGTCATCCTGCTCGAACGCGAAGCCCAGCCTGGCTACCACTCGACCGGCCGCTCGGCGGCGTTGTTCATGGAAAGCTACGGCACCACGCAGGTCCGCGCGCTGACGATGGCAAGCCGCGCCTTCCTGCAGGATCCGCCGCCGGGTTTTGCCTCGCACCCGCTGCTCACGCCGCGCGGCGCGCTGATGGTCGCCGGCCCCGGGCAACAGCATTTGCTTGACGCGCACTGGGACGTGGTGCGCGCCGTCGATCCCGACGCCCGCCTGCTGAGTGCCGCGCAAGCGTGCGAGCGCGTACCGGCGCTGCGCGCCGAGCAACTGGCCGGCGGCGTTTATGAGCCCGGCGCCGCAGACATGGATGTAGACGCGATCCACCAGGGCTACCTGCGCGGCATGCGCCAGGCCGGCGGCAAGCTGGTGTGCGATGCCGAAGTCACGGCCATGGCACGCGTGCAGGACCGCTGGCGCGTGGATGCTGGCGGGGCGGTATATGCGGCACCGGTGGTACTCAACGCCGCCGGCGCCTGGGCCGACGTCATCGCACGGCTGGCCGGCGTGCAACCGCTGGGGATTGAACCCCGCCGCCGCTCTGCCTTCGTCTTCGCGCCGCCCGTGGAGATGGACACCAGCGGCTGGCCCATGGTCTTCGGTGCCGACGAGGACTGGTACATCAAGCCCGATGCCGGCATGTTGCTGGGCTCCCCGGCCAATGCCGATCCGGTCGAGCCACAGGACGTCCAGCCCGAGGAAATGGATATCGCGCTCGCCATCGACCGCATCGAGACCGCGACCTCGCTCAGGATCCGCCGCCCTGCGCGCACCTGGGCCGGGCTGCGCTCTTTCGTCGCCGACGGCGACCTGGTGGGCGGGTTCGACGACGCCGTGCCGGGCTTCTTCTGGGTGGCGGGCCAGGGCGGCTACGGCATCCAGACCTCGGCGGCCATGGGCGAGACCTGTGCCGCGCTGGCGCGCGGCCTGCCGGTGCCGGCGCATCCCGCTTCGTTCGGCCTGAGCGCCGAGATGCTCGGGCCGGCGCGCCTGGCCCGCCTGGCCGCTTCGGCCTGA
- a CDS encoding helix-turn-helix domain-containing protein has translation MKPHTAQGRGSGIGTDDDESRTLDRETFGKRLRSARKAFGWTLAHLAELSGVSITTISRAERGQLALGYENFAALGQALQMDMGSMFAGAGTKTSPFQGPVVTRAGAGVTYRGSSLTYEFLGAEAVGKQMSPVVGTVHARRIEGPGDFSRHPGEEFVYVLSGEIEIQFDNGEKLRLARGDALYFDARMGHAYISVSRQLARIVGVTTSESNFMKSAQAAKPEAVPKRTVGRSQGKAAATRSKGKG, from the coding sequence TTGAAACCACACACCGCCCAGGGGCGCGGCAGCGGCATCGGGACCGATGACGACGAGTCGCGCACGCTCGACCGCGAAACCTTTGGCAAGCGCCTGCGCTCGGCGCGCAAGGCCTTCGGCTGGACGCTGGCGCACCTCGCCGAACTGTCGGGCGTCTCGATCACCACCATCTCGCGTGCGGAGCGCGGGCAACTGGCGCTGGGCTACGAGAATTTTGCTGCGCTGGGCCAGGCGCTGCAGATGGACATGGGCTCGATGTTCGCGGGTGCCGGCACGAAGACGTCACCGTTCCAGGGGCCTGTCGTGACCCGGGCCGGCGCGGGCGTGACCTACCGGGGATCGTCGCTGACCTATGAATTTCTTGGCGCAGAGGCCGTCGGCAAGCAGATGAGCCCGGTGGTCGGCACCGTGCATGCGCGCCGCATCGAGGGCCCCGGTGACTTCTCGCGCCATCCCGGCGAGGAGTTTGTCTATGTGCTCAGCGGCGAGATCGAAATACAGTTCGACAACGGCGAGAAGCTGCGCCTGGCGCGCGGCGATGCGTTGTATTTCGATGCCCGCATGGGCCACGCCTACATCAGCGTAAGCCGGCAGCTCGCCCGGATCGTGGGCGTGACCACCAGCGAAAGCAACTTCATGAAGTCGGCCCAGGCGGCGAAGCCGGAGGCGGTGCCAAAACGGACCGTCGGGCGCTCGCAGGGGAAAGCCGCCGCGACCAGGAGCAAGGGCAAAGGCTGA
- a CDS encoding MFS transporter: protein MFAQALSSRLDRRGIHYAWLVAALTFLVILTTSAALGLPGAFLKPLTREMGWNTDQISSILAFRFALFGLMAPFSALLMDRFGVRNVVCAALALIAGGMALATVSTELWQLFVAWGLMLGVGSGLTALVLAAVIANRWFSARRGLVIGILTAGAATGQLAFLPVAAWLIEHMGWRVAVLPVLAACAALALLVFGLMRNRPADVGLAAFGEVPAHPATPPAAQPVTPFTLRGPFRVLRDAARTQTFWVLAGTFFICGLSTNGLIQTHFIALCGDFGMGPVPAASALAMMGAFDFVGTILSGWLSDRYDSRKLLFWYYALRGLSLFWLPHSTFTLYGLSIFAMFYGLDWIATVPPTIKLAATAFGRERAPMVFGWIFAAHQIGAAVAAFGAGLSRTLLLTYTPALYAAGAACMVAALLALMVSRTRAAAAIEAARA, encoded by the coding sequence ATGTTCGCGCAAGCCCTTTCCAGCCGGCTCGACCGGCGCGGCATCCACTACGCGTGGCTGGTCGCCGCCCTGACCTTCCTGGTAATACTCACCACCTCGGCCGCGCTTGGCCTGCCCGGTGCCTTCCTGAAGCCGCTGACCAGGGAGATGGGCTGGAACACCGACCAGATCTCATCGATCCTGGCCTTCCGCTTTGCGCTGTTCGGGCTGATGGCGCCGTTCTCGGCCCTGCTGATGGATCGCTTCGGCGTGCGCAACGTGGTCTGCGCCGCGCTGGCGCTGATTGCCGGCGGCATGGCGCTGGCCACCGTGTCGACCGAGTTGTGGCAGCTCTTTGTCGCCTGGGGTCTGATGCTGGGCGTTGGCTCCGGGCTGACCGCACTGGTGCTGGCGGCCGTGATCGCCAACCGCTGGTTCAGCGCGCGGCGCGGGCTGGTGATCGGCATCCTGACGGCCGGCGCGGCGACGGGGCAACTGGCCTTCCTGCCGGTGGCAGCCTGGCTGATCGAGCATATGGGCTGGCGCGTGGCCGTGCTGCCGGTGCTGGCTGCCTGCGCGGCGCTGGCGCTGCTGGTATTCGGCCTGATGCGCAACCGGCCCGCCGACGTCGGCCTGGCTGCGTTCGGCGAAGTCCCGGCCCATCCAGCCACGCCGCCCGCCGCGCAACCCGTCACGCCCTTCACGCTGCGCGGGCCTTTCCGGGTGCTGCGCGATGCCGCCCGCACCCAGACCTTCTGGGTACTGGCCGGCACCTTCTTCATCTGCGGGCTGAGCACCAACGGGCTGATCCAAACCCACTTCATTGCACTGTGCGGCGACTTCGGCATGGGCCCGGTGCCGGCCGCCTCGGCGCTGGCGATGATGGGTGCGTTCGATTTCGTCGGCACCATCCTGTCGGGTTGGCTGTCGGACCGCTACGACAGTCGCAAGCTGCTGTTCTGGTACTACGCGCTGCGCGGCTTGTCGCTGTTCTGGCTGCCGCATTCGACTTTCACGCTGTACGGCCTGTCGATCTTTGCGATGTTCTACGGCCTGGACTGGATCGCCACCGTGCCGCCCACGATCAAGCTGGCGGCCACTGCTTTCGGGCGCGAACGCGCGCCGATGGTGTTCGGCTGGATCTTCGCGGCCCACCAGATCGGCGCGGCCGTGGCGGCATTCGGCGCGGGGCTGAGCCGTACGCTGCTGCTGACCTATACGCCGGCGCTGTATGCGGCCGGTGCGGCTTGCATGGTGGCGGCGTTGCTGGCGCTGATGGTCAGCCGGACACGCGCGGCGGCGGCAATCGAGGCAGCGCGGGCGTAG
- a CDS encoding TetR/AcrR family transcriptional regulator, with translation MARASREQTDKNREAIEQASSRLFRERGLNGVSVAELMADAGLTHGGFYGHFASKDALAAQACKRAFEESTARWERRLARADGDRKAMLANLVEPYLTAAHCANPGVGCAAAALAVDVAREPADKPVRQAYVEGLRLMVDDMAQTVESDDPQVRHDEALVRMALLVGALTLARATDGDPLSDEMLSAVRSRLLGSTA, from the coding sequence ATGGCACGCGCATCACGCGAACAAACCGACAAGAACCGCGAGGCGATCGAACAGGCGTCGTCGCGCCTGTTCCGCGAACGCGGCCTGAATGGCGTCAGCGTGGCCGAGTTGATGGCGGACGCCGGCCTGACCCATGGCGGCTTCTATGGCCACTTCGCCTCCAAGGACGCGCTGGCCGCGCAGGCCTGCAAGCGCGCGTTTGAAGAATCGACCGCCCGCTGGGAACGCCGCCTGGCCCGCGCCGATGGCGACCGCAAGGCCATGCTGGCCAACCTGGTAGAGCCTTACCTGACCGCCGCGCATTGCGCCAACCCGGGCGTGGGCTGTGCCGCCGCGGCGCTGGCCGTGGACGTGGCCCGCGAACCCGCCGACAAGCCCGTGCGCCAGGCCTACGTGGAAGGCTTGCGCCTGATGGTGGACGACATGGCGCAGACCGTTGAATCCGATGACCCGCAGGTGCGCCACGATGAAGCGCTGGTGCGCATGGCGCTGCTGGTCGGCGCCCTCACGCTGGCGCGTGCCACCGACGGCGATCCGCTCTCCGACGAGATGCTAAGCGCCGTGCGGAGCCGCCTGCTGGGCAGCACCGCTTAA
- a CDS encoding SDR family NAD(P)-dependent oxidoreductase has translation MQNLFDLGGRVAVITGSTRGMGLEMARALGAAGAAVVVSGRDAGAARDAASQLEAEGIRATGIACDIADVDSVRAFAEQALAAYGRVDALVLNAAASGQPGSMLSQGPEVFDAAMAGNVRGNLVLVNALAPQMIDRRDGSIIFMSSIAAKRGSAFLGMYSVTKAAIDQAARSLALELGPSGINVNAINPGPVRTEFSRDALWGDPEREARLAAGVPMRRIGEASDVAGLAVLLAAPAGRFIHGQSIGVDGGLSVQ, from the coding sequence ATGCAGAACCTATTCGACCTTGGCGGCCGCGTTGCCGTCATCACCGGCTCCACCCGCGGCATGGGCTTGGAAATGGCGCGCGCGCTTGGCGCGGCCGGCGCCGCCGTGGTGGTGTCCGGGCGCGATGCGGGCGCGGCGCGCGACGCCGCCAGCCAACTGGAGGCCGAGGGCATCCGCGCCACCGGCATCGCCTGCGATATCGCCGACGTTGACAGCGTGCGCGCCTTCGCGGAGCAGGCGCTGGCCGCGTATGGGCGTGTCGATGCACTGGTGCTCAATGCAGCCGCGAGCGGCCAGCCCGGGTCGATGCTGAGCCAGGGACCCGAGGTGTTCGATGCTGCCATGGCGGGCAATGTGCGCGGCAACCTGGTGCTGGTGAACGCCCTGGCGCCGCAGATGATCGATCGCCGCGACGGCTCCATCATCTTCATGTCGAGCATTGCCGCCAAGCGTGGCTCTGCCTTCCTGGGGATGTACAGCGTGACCAAGGCCGCCATCGACCAGGCGGCACGCAGCCTGGCGCTGGAGCTGGGGCCGTCCGGCATCAACGTCAACGCGATCAATCCCGGCCCGGTGCGCACCGAGTTCTCCCGCGACGCGCTGTGGGGCGATCCGGAGCGCGAGGCGCGGCTGGCTGCCGGCGTGCCGATGCGGCGCATCGGCGAGGCCAGCGATGTCGCGGGTCTTGCCGTTCTGCTGGCGGCACCGGCCGGGCGCTTTATCCACGGGCAGAGCATCGGCGTGGATGGCGGGCTGTCGGTGCAGTAA
- a CDS encoding MFS transporter, translating into MTSRERRGMAAILIAVALATLDTAIANTALPSIAADLRATPAASVWVINAYQLAMVSTLLPFAALGGVLGHRRIYLGGVVLFTAASVVCALAWSLPTLAAARVLQGIGAAAIMSVNTALISALFPTHRLGRGLGFNALVVGVSFAVGPTVASVILSFSTWPWLFAVNLPIGLLALAIGRGSLPQTPRSTHGFDRVAAGLSVVAFAALVLALGEGAQRAPLHLSLAAAGIFAVTFGLLLWRERGHPAPMLPVDLFRRPMFALSTLTAVCSFAAQGLAFVSLPFYFQHVLGRGQVETGFLLTPWSVVVALIGPLAGRLSDRYPPAVLGGVGLAVLSAGMLSLAMLPADPSALDIGIRMCICGAGFGFFQSPNLKALMTSAPRERSGGASGVVATARLLGQASGAALVALCFGIAGDHGPGLALALGAGFAGLAAIASWLRLAARDPLAAA; encoded by the coding sequence ATGACTTCGCGCGAGCGCCGCGGCATGGCCGCCATCCTCATCGCCGTCGCCCTTGCCACCCTGGATACCGCGATCGCCAACACGGCGCTGCCGTCGATCGCGGCAGACCTGCGCGCCACGCCGGCGGCGTCGGTGTGGGTGATCAATGCCTACCAGCTGGCGATGGTGTCGACGCTGCTGCCGTTCGCCGCGCTGGGCGGCGTGCTGGGCCACCGGCGCATCTACCTTGGCGGCGTGGTGCTGTTCACCGCCGCCTCCGTGGTGTGCGCGCTGGCGTGGTCGCTGCCGACACTGGCGGCGGCGCGGGTGCTGCAGGGCATTGGCGCGGCGGCCATCATGAGCGTCAACACGGCGCTGATCAGCGCGCTCTTCCCCACGCACCGGCTCGGGCGTGGGCTGGGGTTCAATGCACTGGTGGTAGGCGTGTCGTTCGCGGTGGGCCCCACGGTGGCCTCGGTGATCCTCTCGTTCAGCACGTGGCCGTGGCTGTTTGCCGTTAACCTGCCGATCGGCCTGCTGGCGCTGGCGATCGGGCGCGGTTCGCTGCCGCAGACGCCGCGCAGCACGCACGGCTTCGACCGCGTCGCGGCGGGGCTCAGCGTTGTTGCCTTTGCCGCGCTGGTCCTTGCGCTGGGCGAAGGCGCGCAGCGCGCGCCGCTGCATCTGTCGCTGGCCGCGGCGGGCATCTTCGCGGTGACGTTCGGCCTGCTGCTGTGGCGCGAGCGCGGCCATCCGGCACCGATGCTGCCGGTGGACCTGTTCCGGCGGCCCATGTTCGCGCTGTCGACGCTGACCGCGGTGTGCTCCTTCGCCGCGCAGGGTCTGGCCTTCGTCTCGCTGCCGTTCTACTTCCAGCACGTGCTCGGGCGCGGGCAGGTCGAGACCGGTTTCCTGCTGACCCCATGGTCCGTCGTGGTGGCGCTGATCGGGCCGCTTGCCGGACGGCTGTCTGACCGCTATCCGCCGGCCGTGCTCGGCGGCGTGGGGCTGGCGGTGCTCAGCGCCGGCATGTTGTCGCTGGCCATGCTGCCGGCCGACCCCAGCGCGCTCGATATCGGCATCCGCATGTGCATCTGCGGCGCGGGTTTCGGCTTCTTCCAGTCGCCCAACCTCAAGGCGTTGATGACGAGCGCCCCGCGCGAGCGCAGCGGCGGCGCCAGCGGCGTGGTGGCCACGGCGCGGCTGCTGGGGCAGGCCAGCGGTGCGGCGCTGGTGGCGCTGTGCTTTGGCATCGCAGGCGACCACGGGCCGGGGTTGGCCCTGGCGCTGGGCGCGGGCTTCGCCGGGCTGGCCGCGATCGCGAGCTGGCTGCGGCTGGCAGCGCGCGATCCGTTGGCGGCGGCGTAG
- a CDS encoding NADH:flavin oxidoreductase/NADH oxidase, translating to MSLLFEPLAIGDLTLANRIIIAPMCQYSAQDGNAGDWHMIHLGSLALSGAGMLIVEATAVSPEGRITPQDLGLYSDENEAALGRVVKAMRAHSPIAIAIQLGHAGRKASSQAPWDGGQQIAPDAPGGWHAVAPSAVPHGAEEVAPVALDRAGMDKVRDDFVAAARRAARLGLDGIEIHAAHGYLLHQFLSPLANHRDDEYGGSLENRMRFPIEVFDAVREVFPAERPVWMRISATDWVPGGWDIEGTVALSKALNARGCAAIHVTTGGVSPQQAIKLGPGYQVPYAQRVKAEVGLPTIAVGLITEPEQAEAIIANHEADAVSLARAMLYDPRWPWHAAARLGASVQAPKQYWRSQPRELKDLFADAAFGQR from the coding sequence ATGAGCCTTCTGTTCGAACCGCTCGCCATCGGCGATCTCACCCTCGCCAACCGCATCATCATCGCCCCGATGTGCCAGTATTCCGCGCAGGACGGCAATGCGGGCGACTGGCACATGATCCACCTCGGGTCGCTCGCGCTGTCCGGCGCCGGCATGCTAATCGTGGAAGCCACGGCAGTCTCGCCCGAGGGGCGCATCACGCCGCAGGACCTGGGCCTGTATTCCGACGAAAACGAGGCGGCGCTTGGCCGCGTGGTCAAGGCGATGCGCGCGCATTCGCCGATCGCCATTGCGATCCAGTTGGGGCACGCCGGCCGCAAGGCGTCGAGCCAGGCGCCGTGGGATGGCGGGCAGCAGATCGCGCCGGATGCGCCCGGTGGCTGGCATGCGGTGGCGCCTTCAGCGGTACCGCATGGCGCGGAAGAAGTCGCGCCTGTCGCGCTTGATCGTGCAGGCATGGACAAGGTGCGCGATGACTTTGTCGCGGCGGCAAGGCGTGCGGCGCGGCTGGGGCTGGATGGGATTGAAATCCATGCCGCGCACGGCTACCTGCTGCACCAGTTCCTGTCGCCGCTGGCCAACCATCGTGACGATGAATACGGCGGCAGCCTGGAAAACCGCATGCGGTTCCCGATCGAGGTATTCGACGCGGTGCGTGAGGTGTTCCCGGCTGAGCGTCCGGTGTGGATGCGTATTTCCGCAACCGACTGGGTGCCGGGCGGATGGGATATCGAAGGAACGGTGGCGTTGTCGAAGGCTCTCAATGCACGCGGCTGCGCGGCGATCCACGTGACCACCGGCGGCGTGTCGCCACAGCAGGCGATCAAGCTCGGGCCCGGCTACCAGGTGCCCTATGCGCAGCGCGTGAAGGCCGAGGTCGGCCTGCCGACGATTGCGGTGGGCCTGATCACGGAGCCGGAGCAGGCCGAGGCCATTATCGCCAACCATGAAGCCGACGCGGTGTCGCTGGCCCGCGCCATGCTATATGACCCACGCTGGCCCTGGCATGCGGCCGCGCGGCTCGGCGCAAGCGTGCAGGCGCCGAAGCAATACTGGCGGTCGCAGCCGCGCGAACTGAAGGACCTGTTCGCCGATGCGGCTTTCGGGCAGCGCTAG
- a CDS encoding VOC family protein, producing the protein MKPRITLITLGVDDLQRAVRFYRDGLGLPTAGIVGEQFEHGAVAFFDLQAGLKLAVWPRTSLAHDTGLPVTPRAQTDFSLAHNVGDKAEVDAVMAQALAAGASVVKPAQDTFWGGYAGYFQDPDGHLWEIAWNPEMLPAD; encoded by the coding sequence ATGAAACCCCGGATTACGCTGATCACGCTGGGAGTCGATGACCTGCAGCGTGCGGTGCGCTTTTATCGCGACGGCCTGGGCCTGCCCACCGCAGGCATCGTCGGCGAGCAGTTCGAGCACGGCGCCGTGGCCTTCTTCGACTTGCAGGCCGGATTGAAGCTGGCAGTCTGGCCGCGCACCAGTCTTGCGCATGACACCGGACTGCCGGTGACGCCGCGCGCGCAGACGGATTTCTCGCTGGCGCATAACGTCGGCGACAAGGCGGAAGTGGATGCGGTGATGGCCCAGGCGCTGGCGGCGGGCGCCAGCGTGGTCAAGCCGGCGCAGGATACGTTCTGGGGCGGGTACGCCGGCTATTTCCAGGATCCCGACGGGCATCTGTGGGAAATCGCGTGGAATCCCGAGATGCTGCCCGCGGATTGA